A single region of the Streptomyces sp. NBC_01262 genome encodes:
- a CDS encoding metal-sensitive transcriptional regulator, with amino-acid sequence MTVTSHGTNHGPHGYSKQKDQHLKRLRRIEGQIRGLQRMVEEDVYCIDILTQVSAGTKALQSFALQLLEEHLRHCVADAASQGGPDADDKVAEATAAIARLLRT; translated from the coding sequence ATGACGGTCACCAGCCATGGCACCAACCATGGACCGCACGGTTACAGCAAACAGAAGGACCAGCACCTGAAGCGGCTGCGCCGCATCGAGGGGCAGATCCGGGGCCTCCAGCGCATGGTCGAGGAGGACGTCTACTGCATCGACATCCTTACCCAGGTCTCCGCCGGTACAAAGGCCCTGCAGTCCTTCGCTCTCCAGCTTCTGGAGGAACACCTGCGGCACTGCGTCGCCGACGCGGCCAGCCAGGGCGGCCCGGACGCGGACGACAAGGTGGCCGAGGCCACAGCCGCGATAGCCCGGCTGCTACGAACCTGA
- the pstB gene encoding phosphate ABC transporter ATP-binding protein PstB: MAKRIDVSGLSAYYSAHKAIDDISMTVEPRTVTAFIGPSGCGKSTFLRTLNRMHEVTPGGRVEGKVLLDDENLYGAGIDPVAVRRTVGMVFQRPNPFPTMSIYDNVAAGLKLNGVKKKRDLDTIVEKSLQGANLWNEVKDRLNKPGSGLSGGQQQRLCIARAIAVEPQVLLMDEPCSALDPISTLAIEDLIGELKERFTIVIVTHNMQQAARVSDRTAFFNLAAVGEPGKLIEIDDTERIFSNPSVQATEDYISGRFG; encoded by the coding sequence ATGGCCAAGCGAATCGACGTAAGCGGACTCTCCGCCTACTACAGCGCCCACAAAGCGATCGACGACATCTCCATGACCGTCGAGCCCCGCACCGTCACCGCCTTCATCGGCCCGTCCGGCTGCGGCAAGTCCACCTTCCTGCGGACGCTGAACCGCATGCACGAGGTCACCCCCGGCGGCCGCGTCGAGGGCAAGGTCCTCCTGGACGACGAGAACCTCTACGGCGCCGGCATCGACCCGGTCGCGGTGCGCCGCACCGTCGGCATGGTCTTCCAGCGCCCGAACCCCTTCCCCACGATGTCGATCTACGACAACGTGGCGGCGGGCCTCAAGCTCAACGGCGTCAAGAAGAAGCGCGACCTCGACACCATCGTGGAGAAGTCCCTCCAGGGCGCCAACCTCTGGAACGAGGTCAAGGACCGCCTCAACAAGCCCGGCTCCGGCCTCTCCGGCGGCCAGCAGCAGCGCCTGTGCATCGCCCGCGCGATCGCGGTCGAGCCGCAGGTGCTCCTGATGGACGAGCCCTGCTCGGCCCTCGACCCGATCTCGACCCTCGCCATCGAGGACCTGATCGGTGAGCTCAAGGAGCGCTTCACGATCGTCATCGTGACGCACAACATGCAGCAGGCAGCGCGCGTCTCCGACCGCACCGCCTTCTTCAACCTCGCCGCCGTCGGTGAGCCCGGCAAGCTCATCGAGATCGACGACACCGAGCGGATATTCTCCAACCCCTCAGTCCAGGCCACCGAGGACTACATCTCCGGCCGCTTCGGATAA
- a CDS encoding phosphatase PAP2 family protein: MAELAPDGSNPDVSLLRDINGLAKDAPRWLDRIMEFVGEYGLVVLMVLLLGWCWWRVARRSPEAPAAVAGVLWSGLAAGIAVLLNIPLRGFVERPRPFVDHDGLDVLIKGKTDFSFVSDHATLTMAVAVGLFLVSRRVGAVALVVAVAEGFCRVYMGVHYPTDVVGGFALGTAVALLLAPLAMALLTPLVTAVGGSGAGWLVRAPVRRRTSGEPFPEPVAYDKDLAA, encoded by the coding sequence ATGGCAGAGCTCGCGCCTGACGGCTCGAATCCTGATGTCAGCCTGCTCCGCGACATCAACGGCCTCGCCAAGGACGCCCCCCGCTGGCTCGACCGGATCATGGAGTTCGTCGGCGAGTACGGGCTGGTCGTGCTGATGGTCCTGCTCCTCGGCTGGTGCTGGTGGCGGGTCGCCCGGCGTTCCCCGGAGGCCCCGGCGGCCGTTGCCGGCGTCCTGTGGTCCGGGCTCGCGGCCGGGATCGCCGTGCTGCTGAACATTCCGCTGCGGGGCTTCGTGGAGCGTCCGAGGCCCTTCGTCGACCATGACGGGCTCGATGTCCTGATCAAGGGCAAGACGGACTTCTCGTTCGTCAGCGACCACGCGACCCTGACGATGGCGGTCGCCGTGGGGCTGTTTCTGGTCAGCCGGCGTGTGGGCGCTGTGGCCCTGGTGGTCGCTGTGGCGGAGGGTTTCTGCCGCGTATACATGGGCGTGCACTACCCGACGGACGTGGTGGGCGGATTCGCGCTCGGCACGGCCGTGGCCCTGCTGCTGGCCCCGCTGGCGATGGCCCTCCTCACGCCGCTCGTGACGGCCGTCGGCGGCTCCGGTGCGGGCTGGCTCGTACGGGCCCCCGTGAGGCGCCGGACGAGCGGTGAACCCTTCCCGGAGCCGGTGGCCTACGACAAGGACCTCGCCGCGTAG
- a CDS encoding inorganic phosphate transporter, whose product MDTFALVVVIGVALFFTYTNGFHDSANAIATSVSTRALTPRAALAMAAVMNLLGAFAGGGVAHTVSTGIIETPDGKQGMIILFAALIGAIVWNLTTWYFGLPSSSSHALFGGMVGAALAGSSTVFWHGVLDKIVLPMIISPVVGLVVGYLVMVAVMWIFRRSNPHKSRRGFRIAQTVSAAAMALGHGLQDAQKTMGIVVMALTIGGVQQGDGIPVWVRFACAAMLSLGTYAGGWRIMRTLGRKIIELDPPQGFAAEATASSILYVTSYVFKAPISTTHVITSAIMGVGATKRVNAVRWGVAKNIVMGWFITMPAAGCVAALVYWVTHLLFG is encoded by the coding sequence GTGGACACCTTCGCACTCGTCGTCGTCATCGGCGTCGCGCTCTTCTTCACGTACACCAACGGTTTCCACGACTCGGCGAACGCGATCGCGACCTCGGTGTCCACCCGCGCGCTGACCCCGCGCGCCGCGCTCGCCATGGCCGCCGTGATGAACCTGCTGGGCGCCTTCGCGGGCGGCGGGGTCGCGCACACCGTCAGCACGGGGATCATCGAGACTCCTGATGGCAAGCAGGGCATGATCATCCTGTTCGCCGCACTCATCGGGGCAATTGTCTGGAATCTGACGACCTGGTACTTCGGTCTACCGTCGTCTTCCAGCCACGCGCTCTTCGGCGGCATGGTCGGCGCGGCACTGGCCGGCTCCAGCACGGTCTTCTGGCACGGGGTCCTGGACAAGATCGTGCTCCCGATGATCATCTCGCCGGTCGTCGGCCTGGTCGTCGGCTATCTGGTGATGGTCGCCGTGATGTGGATCTTCCGCCGTTCCAACCCGCACAAGTCCAGGCGCGGCTTCCGTATCGCCCAGACCGTCTCGGCGGCGGCGATGGCCCTCGGACACGGTCTGCAGGACGCGCAGAAGACGATGGGCATCGTCGTCATGGCGCTCACCATCGGCGGCGTGCAGCAGGGCGACGGCATTCCGGTCTGGGTCAGGTTCGCGTGCGCGGCGATGCTGTCGCTGGGTACGTACGCGGGCGGCTGGCGGATCATGCGGACGCTGGGGCGCAAGATCATCGAGCTCGACCCTCCGCAGGGCTTCGCGGCGGAGGCGACGGCGTCGTCGATCCTCTATGTGACGTCGTACGTCTTCAAGGCGCCGATCTCCACCACGCATGTCATCACGTCGGCGATCATGGGCGTGGGTGCGACGAAGCGGGTGAACGCCGTGCGGTGGGGGGTCGCGAAGAACATCGTCATGGGCTGGTTCATCACGATGCCGGCGGCGGGGTGTGTTGCCGCGCTGGTCTACTGGGTCACGCACCTGCTCTTCGGCTGA
- a CDS encoding C40 family peptidase — protein MKAAATARKVWLMAGIAGGLCFSFLALLLVGTYSAAASLAGNGTVTLAKGAVPAAYTSLVQRWGNLCDAINPALLAAQLYQESGWKADAQSGANAQGIAQFIPGTWATHGIDGNGDGDRDVWDPADAIPSAATYDCELAGYVKDVPGNPTENMLAAYNAGAYRVIQAGGVPAIRETQNYVKSILTLAKSFAAPVGTVASSQQAAGAIYYAQGKLGTPYLWGGTGTDAQGGRFDCSGMTQAAYHSVGIELPRVAADQWNAGQHPARSELIPGDLVFFAYDLNDPRTIHHVGLYVGGGYMINAPHTGAVIRFDKIDTADYIGATRVTQDGAAALPTTGA, from the coding sequence ATGAAGGCGGCGGCGACGGCGCGCAAGGTCTGGCTCATGGCCGGCATCGCCGGCGGGCTCTGCTTCTCCTTCCTCGCGCTGCTCCTGGTCGGTACGTACTCGGCTGCCGCCAGCCTCGCCGGCAACGGCACCGTGACCCTGGCCAAGGGCGCCGTCCCGGCCGCGTACACCAGCCTCGTGCAGCGGTGGGGCAACCTCTGCGACGCCATCAACCCGGCGCTGCTGGCCGCTCAGCTCTACCAGGAGAGCGGCTGGAAGGCGGACGCGCAGAGCGGGGCCAACGCGCAGGGCATAGCGCAGTTCATCCCCGGGACCTGGGCCACGCACGGCATCGACGGCAACGGTGACGGGGACCGCGACGTGTGGGACCCGGCGGACGCGATCCCGTCGGCGGCGACGTACGACTGCGAGCTGGCCGGCTATGTGAAGGACGTGCCCGGCAATCCCACCGAGAACATGCTGGCGGCGTACAACGCGGGCGCGTACCGGGTGATCCAGGCGGGCGGGGTCCCGGCGATCCGCGAGACGCAGAACTACGTGAAGTCCATCCTGACCCTGGCGAAGAGCTTCGCCGCCCCGGTCGGCACCGTCGCGTCCTCGCAGCAGGCGGCCGGCGCGATCTACTACGCGCAGGGCAAGCTCGGCACGCCCTACCTGTGGGGCGGCACCGGTACGGACGCGCAGGGCGGGCGGTTCGACTGCTCCGGCATGACGCAGGCGGCGTACCACTCGGTGGGTATCGAGCTGCCGCGGGTGGCGGCGGACCAGTGGAACGCGGGGCAGCACCCGGCCCGGAGCGAGCTGATCCCGGGGGACCTGGTGTTCTTCGCGTACGACCTGAACGATCCCAGGACCATTCACCATGTGGGCCTGTACGTCGGCGGCGGCTATATGATCAACGCACCGCACACCGGTGCTGTGATCCGCTTCGACAAGATCGACACGGCGGACTACATCGGCGCGACCCGGGTGACGCAGGACGGCGCGGCCGCTCTGCCCACCACGGGGGCGTGA
- the pstC gene encoding phosphate ABC transporter permease subunit PstC: MDITTQSPAPPPPAEKTAGGTVTRLGDRIFSGLSRGSGILLLVIMAAIALFLTVRAVNAISKDHGNFLTTFEWNASANPPVFGIAVLAYGTVVSSLIALILAVPVSVGIALFISHYAPRRLATPISFVIDLLAAVPSIIYGLWGALFLVPHLVGLTKWLNDYLGWTVVFKSDNPEAARSLFTVGILLAIMILPIITNVSREVFNQVPRMHEEAALALGATRWETIRLSVLPFARSGIISATMLGLGRALGETMAVATVLSASPILSVHILDPVGGTFSQNIVAKFGEADEFGRDALIASGLVLFVITLLVNGAARAIIARRKEYSGANA; the protein is encoded by the coding sequence ATGGACATAACCACACAGTCTCCAGCCCCCCCGCCACCGGCAGAGAAGACCGCCGGGGGCACTGTCACGCGCCTGGGCGACAGGATCTTCTCGGGCCTCTCCCGTGGATCCGGCATCCTGCTGCTGGTGATCATGGCCGCCATCGCGCTCTTCCTCACCGTGCGCGCGGTCAACGCCATCTCCAAGGACCACGGCAACTTCCTGACCACCTTCGAGTGGAACGCCAGCGCCAACCCGCCGGTCTTCGGCATCGCCGTCCTTGCCTACGGCACCGTGGTCAGCTCGCTCATCGCGCTGATCCTCGCGGTCCCGGTCTCGGTCGGCATCGCGCTGTTCATCTCGCACTACGCGCCGCGCCGGCTCGCCACCCCGATCTCCTTCGTGATCGACCTGCTCGCGGCCGTCCCCAGCATCATCTACGGCCTGTGGGGCGCCCTGTTCCTGGTGCCGCACCTGGTCGGCCTCACCAAGTGGCTGAACGACTACCTCGGCTGGACCGTGGTCTTCAAGTCCGACAACCCGGAAGCCGCACGTTCGCTGTTCACTGTGGGCATCCTGCTGGCGATCATGATCCTTCCGATCATCACCAACGTCAGCCGCGAGGTCTTCAACCAGGTCCCACGCATGCACGAGGAAGCCGCCCTCGCGCTGGGCGCCACCCGCTGGGAGACCATCCGCCTCTCGGTGCTGCCCTTCGCCCGCTCCGGCATCATCTCCGCCACGATGCTCGGCCTCGGCCGCGCCCTCGGCGAGACGATGGCCGTCGCCACCGTACTGTCCGCCTCGCCGATCCTGTCCGTCCACATCCTGGACCCGGTCGGCGGGACCTTCTCGCAGAACATCGTCGCCAAGTTCGGCGAGGCCGACGAGTTCGGCCGTGACGCGCTGATCGCCTCCGGTCTCGTCCTCTTCGTCATCACGCTGCTGGTGAACGGCGCGGCCCGCGCGATCATCGCCCGCCGCAAGGAGTACTCGGGGGCCAACGCATGA
- a CDS encoding ATP-binding protein: protein MAMLDPLAALTDAFTSFLFGKVESTRLPVRTSTGQAQAVYLPTAAPGLGDSGVIIGREVYSGKGYIYDPFQMYGQQLPAPHWLVLGESGNGKSALEKTYVLRQLRFRDRQVVVLDAQGEDGAGEWNLIAKALGIQPIRLDPTAALDGGIKLNPLDPAITLTGQLALLRTIIEVAMGHGLDERAGFALKVAHAYVIETITDRQPILTDIVERLRHPLEDAAESMNVDLDDVRAWGLDVALVLDRLVDGDLRGMFDGPTTVGIDLDAPLIVFDLSHIDRNSIAMPILMAIVGVWLEHTWIRPDRKKRIFLVEEAWHIINSPFVAQLFQRLLKFGRRLGLSFVAVVHHLSDVVDGAAAKEAAAILKMASTRTIYAQKADEARATGRVLGLPRWAVEIIPTLTPGIAVWDVNGNVQVVKHLITDTERPLVYTDRAMTESSVREEDEPERVSLDKQLADDAVA, encoded by the coding sequence ATGGCCATGCTCGACCCCCTCGCGGCCCTCACCGACGCCTTCACCAGCTTCCTCTTCGGCAAGGTCGAATCCACCCGCCTCCCCGTCCGCACCTCCACCGGACAGGCCCAGGCCGTCTACCTCCCCACCGCCGCCCCCGGCCTCGGCGACTCCGGCGTGATCATCGGCCGCGAGGTCTACAGCGGCAAGGGCTACATCTACGACCCCTTCCAGATGTACGGGCAGCAGCTCCCCGCCCCCCACTGGCTGGTCCTCGGCGAGTCCGGCAACGGCAAGTCAGCCCTCGAAAAGACCTACGTCCTGCGCCAGCTGCGCTTCCGCGACCGCCAGGTCGTCGTCCTGGACGCCCAGGGCGAGGACGGCGCCGGCGAGTGGAACCTCATCGCCAAGGCCCTCGGAATACAGCCCATCCGCCTGGACCCGACCGCAGCCCTCGACGGCGGCATCAAGCTCAACCCCCTCGACCCGGCCATCACCCTCACCGGCCAGCTCGCCCTGCTCCGCACCATCATCGAAGTCGCCATGGGCCACGGACTCGACGAACGCGCCGGCTTCGCCCTCAAGGTCGCCCACGCCTACGTCATCGAGACCATCACCGACCGTCAGCCCATCCTCACCGACATCGTCGAACGCCTCCGCCACCCCCTGGAGGACGCCGCCGAGTCGATGAACGTCGACCTAGACGACGTACGCGCCTGGGGCCTCGACGTCGCCCTCGTCCTCGACCGCCTCGTCGACGGCGACCTGCGCGGCATGTTCGACGGACCCACCACCGTCGGCATCGACCTCGACGCCCCGCTCATCGTCTTCGACCTCTCCCACATCGACCGCAACTCCATCGCCATGCCCATCCTCATGGCGATCGTCGGCGTCTGGCTCGAACACACCTGGATCCGCCCCGACCGGAAGAAACGCATCTTCCTCGTCGAGGAGGCCTGGCACATCATCAACAGCCCCTTCGTGGCCCAGCTCTTCCAGCGCCTCCTGAAGTTCGGCCGACGCCTCGGCCTGTCCTTCGTGGCCGTCGTCCACCACCTCTCCGACGTCGTGGACGGCGCCGCCGCCAAGGAAGCGGCAGCCATCCTCAAAATGGCCTCGACCCGCACGATCTACGCCCAGAAAGCCGACGAGGCCCGCGCCACCGGCCGCGTCCTGGGCCTGCCACGCTGGGCGGTGGAGATCATCCCCACCCTCACCCCCGGCATCGCCGTCTGGGACGTCAACGGCAACGTCCAGGTCGTCAAACACCTCATCACCGACACCGAGCGCCCCCTCGTCTACACCGACCGCGCCATGACCGAATCCTCCGTTCGGGAGGAAGACGAGCCGGAACGCGTCTCCCTGGACAAACAGTTGGCCGACGACGCGGTGGCGTAA
- the pstA gene encoding phosphate ABC transporter permease PstA, with protein sequence MSHTVIDKAPAASVPQRPLAQARLPRWAPAGIAAASIAVGVGIGLGAGLDSKVQWGLIALIVFIGGTYGLAARVEGTRQAKDRIATSLVWSCFVLAALPLYSLLFTTISKGLKILNGAFLSHSMNGVQTIYPGGGVYHAIIGTLEQVAIATLIAAPIGLLTAIYLVEYGKGKLAKAVTFFVDVMTGIPSIVAGLFILSLWILMLGFGYSGFAGALALAILMMPVVVRSTEEMLKLVPNELREASLALGVPKWRTIVKVVLPTAIGGITTGVMLAVARIAGESAPIALLVFGSQIINSNPFDGPQASLPFYIYLQYQNGNDASYDRAWAAALVLIAFVMILNMAARGIARWKAPKTGR encoded by the coding sequence ATGAGCCACACCGTCATCGACAAGGCTCCGGCCGCCTCCGTACCGCAGCGTCCTCTGGCCCAGGCCCGGCTGCCCCGCTGGGCGCCGGCCGGCATCGCCGCCGCCTCGATCGCGGTCGGTGTCGGCATCGGCCTGGGCGCCGGCCTGGACAGCAAGGTCCAGTGGGGCCTGATCGCCCTCATCGTCTTCATCGGCGGCACGTACGGCCTGGCCGCCCGTGTCGAAGGCACCCGCCAGGCCAAGGACCGGATCGCCACCAGCCTGGTCTGGTCCTGCTTCGTGCTGGCCGCACTGCCGCTCTACTCGCTGCTCTTCACCACGATCAGCAAGGGCCTCAAGATCCTCAACGGCGCCTTCCTGAGCCACTCCATGAACGGCGTGCAGACCATCTACCCGGGCGGTGGCGTCTACCACGCCATCATCGGCACCCTGGAACAGGTCGCCATCGCGACTCTCATCGCCGCCCCGATCGGCCTGCTCACCGCGATCTACCTGGTCGAGTACGGCAAGGGCAAGCTGGCCAAGGCGGTCACCTTCTTCGTCGACGTCATGACGGGCATCCCGTCCATCGTCGCCGGTCTGTTCATCCTGTCCCTGTGGATCCTCATGCTGGGCTTCGGCTACTCCGGCTTCGCCGGCGCGCTGGCCCTGGCGATCCTGATGATGCCGGTCGTCGTACGCTCCACCGAGGAAATGCTCAAGCTCGTCCCCAACGAGCTGCGCGAGGCCTCACTGGCGCTCGGCGTCCCGAAGTGGCGCACCATCGTCAAGGTGGTTCTTCCCACCGCGATCGGGGGTATCACCACAGGCGTCATGCTCGCGGTCGCCCGTATCGCCGGCGAGAGCGCGCCCATCGCCCTGCTGGTCTTCGGCAGCCAGATCATCAACAGCAACCCGTTCGACGGCCCGCAGGCCTCGCTGCCGTTCTACATCTACCTGCAGTACCAGAACGGCAATGACGCGAGCTACGACCGGGCGTGGGCCGCTGCCCTCGTACTGATCGCCTTCGTGATGATCCTCAACATGGCGGCCCGCGGCATCGCCCGCTGGAAGGCCCCCAAGACCGGTCGCTGA
- a CDS encoding DUF47 domain-containing protein has translation MRFRLTPRETSFYDMFAASADNIVTGSKLLMELLGADSATRTEIAERMRAAEHAGDDATHAIFHQLNSSFITPFDREDIYSLASNLDDIMDFMEEAVDLVVLYQVEELPKGVEQQIEVLARAAELTAEAMPNLRTMTDLTEYWIEVNRLENQADQIHRKLLAHLFNGKYDAMEVLKLKQIVDVLEEAADAFEKVANTVETIAVKES, from the coding sequence GTGCGCTTTCGTCTGACCCCCAGGGAGACGAGCTTCTATGACATGTTCGCCGCGTCGGCGGACAACATCGTCACAGGGTCGAAGCTCCTCATGGAACTGCTCGGAGCCGACTCTGCCACGCGGACCGAGATCGCGGAGCGGATGCGGGCGGCGGAGCACGCGGGGGACGATGCGACACATGCGATCTTCCACCAGCTGAACTCCTCCTTCATCACGCCGTTCGACCGCGAGGACATCTACTCCCTCGCCTCCAACCTCGACGACATCATGGACTTCATGGAGGAGGCCGTCGACCTGGTGGTGCTGTACCAGGTCGAGGAGCTGCCCAAGGGCGTCGAGCAGCAGATCGAGGTGCTGGCGCGGGCGGCCGAGCTGACCGCCGAGGCGATGCCCAATCTGCGCACGATGACCGACCTCACCGAGTACTGGATCGAGGTCAACCGGCTGGAGAACCAGGCGGACCAGATCCACCGCAAGCTGCTCGCGCACCTGTTCAACGGCAAGTACGACGCCATGGAAGTGCTCAAGCTGAAGCAGATCGTGGATGTGCTGGAAGAGGCCGCCGACGCCTTCGAGAAGGTCGCCAACACGGTGGAGACCATCGCGGTCAAGGAGTCCTGA
- the pstS gene encoding phosphate ABC transporter substrate-binding protein PstS, which translates to MKLQRKSGVRALTVGAVAISGALLLTACGSDDNASSGSSSSSSASSSGSIKCADKAGQILASGSSAQQNAIDLWVQKYQAACSGTTINYKTSSSGEGIIDFNQGTDAFAGSDSPLKPEEVTASKAVCTGGTGISIPMVGGPIAIGYNLSGVDSLVLDASTIGNIFNSKITYWDDAAIKALNSGVTLPHTKIQAFHRQDESGTTDNLTKYLSGAAPKAWPYEHAKAFAGKGGQSAAKSAGVAAQVKQTNGSIGYFEVSYATANSIKTAKINTGASAPVEANSANASAGIAQAKIVGTGADLSLDLSSAYVTKADNAYPIVLVTYEIACDKGNKAATLPVVKSFLTYIASEEGQALLPDAGYAALPDEIATKVRSTIAALA; encoded by the coding sequence GTGAAGCTTCAGCGTAAGAGTGGCGTACGTGCCCTGACCGTCGGCGCGGTCGCGATCTCCGGCGCGCTGCTCCTCACGGCGTGTGGCTCGGACGACAACGCGAGCAGCGGCTCGAGCAGCTCGTCCTCCGCCTCGTCCTCCGGCAGCATCAAGTGTGCGGACAAGGCCGGCCAGATCCTCGCCTCCGGTTCCTCCGCCCAGCAGAACGCGATCGACCTGTGGGTGCAGAAGTACCAGGCCGCCTGCTCCGGCACGACGATCAACTACAAGACCTCGTCCTCCGGTGAAGGCATCATCGACTTCAACCAGGGCACCGACGCCTTCGCCGGCTCCGACTCCCCGCTGAAGCCCGAAGAGGTCACCGCGTCCAAGGCCGTCTGCACCGGCGGGACCGGCATCTCCATCCCGATGGTCGGCGGCCCGATCGCGATCGGCTACAACCTCTCCGGTGTGGACAGCCTGGTCCTGGACGCCTCCACCATCGGCAACATCTTCAACTCGAAGATCACCTACTGGGACGACGCGGCCATCAAGGCGCTGAACTCCGGCGTCACCCTGCCGCACACCAAGATCCAGGCGTTCCACCGCCAGGACGAGTCCGGCACCACGGACAACCTCACCAAGTACCTGAGCGGCGCCGCCCCCAAGGCCTGGCCGTACGAGCACGCCAAGGCCTTCGCGGGCAAGGGCGGCCAGTCCGCCGCCAAGTCCGCCGGTGTCGCGGCCCAGGTCAAGCAGACCAACGGCTCGATCGGCTACTTCGAGGTCTCCTACGCGACCGCGAACAGCATCAAGACCGCCAAGATCAACACCGGCGCCTCCGCCCCGGTCGAGGCCAACAGCGCCAACGCCTCCGCGGGCATCGCCCAGGCCAAGATCGTCGGCACCGGCGCGGACCTGTCCCTGGACCTGTCCTCCGCCTACGTCACCAAGGCCGACAACGCCTACCCGATCGTCCTGGTGACCTACGAGATCGCCTGCGACAAGGGCAACAAGGCCGCCACCCTGCCGGTCGTCAAGTCCTTCCTCACCTACATCGCCAGCGAGGAGGGCCAGGCGCTGCTCCCCGACGCCGGCTACGCCGCGCTGCCGGACGAGATCGCCACGAAGGTCCGCTCCACCATCGCGGCCCTCGCCTGA
- a CDS encoding SCO6880 family protein codes for MTSQPYAAQQPRRTYLIGKARPNAIVGKNRETGEIALIIAGAFLGMMSGLLIPTLLLRIVGLVGWPLLAFAAVYMPYRRRTFYRWFEINRTYRRTLRNNATYRSAAAESGIRLDGREIEVGPPPGIGRITWLSAPFGPDEIAVLLHVDRRTVTAAIEIEGPGVGLRDSEDQEALVERFGTLLKHVANGDGFVTRLQMLARTLPADPDAHAKDVAVRGDDSAERWLKDSYDQLQSMVSTSSEQHRAYLVACMHYSRELAAEGTAISRATGARGKAVDKDAGIAAVMARELTDICARLAEADIRVRQPLGQARLSSLVHSMYDPDHPIDHIQAMTRRNAWPAELDATEPTFLQAKTRESSTRAPWCHSTAWVKEWPMTPVGVNFLAPLLVHTPDVIRTVAVCMDLEPTDVAIERMLTEKTNDDADASRAAKMNRVIDPRDVAHHGRIDQRGEDLASGAAGVNIVGYITVSSRNPEALNRDKRTIRASAGKSYLKLEWCDREHHRAFVNTLPFATGIRR; via the coding sequence GTGACGTCCCAGCCATACGCCGCCCAGCAGCCACGTCGTACGTATCTGATCGGCAAGGCCCGCCCCAACGCGATCGTCGGCAAGAACCGCGAGACCGGCGAGATCGCCCTCATCATCGCCGGGGCCTTCCTCGGCATGATGTCCGGCCTCCTCATCCCGACGCTCCTCCTGCGGATCGTGGGCCTCGTCGGCTGGCCGCTGCTCGCCTTCGCCGCCGTCTACATGCCGTACCGGCGCCGCACCTTCTACAGGTGGTTCGAGATCAACCGCACCTACCGCCGCACCCTGCGCAACAACGCCACCTACCGCTCCGCCGCCGCCGAGTCCGGCATCCGCCTCGACGGCCGCGAGATCGAGGTCGGCCCGCCGCCCGGCATCGGCCGCATCACCTGGCTCTCCGCCCCCTTCGGCCCCGACGAGATCGCCGTCCTGCTCCACGTCGACCGCCGCACCGTCACCGCCGCCATCGAGATCGAGGGCCCCGGCGTCGGCCTGCGCGACAGCGAGGACCAGGAAGCCCTCGTCGAGCGCTTCGGCACCCTCCTCAAGCACGTGGCCAACGGCGACGGCTTCGTCACCCGCCTCCAGATGCTCGCCCGCACCCTCCCCGCCGACCCCGACGCCCACGCCAAGGACGTCGCCGTACGCGGGGACGACAGCGCCGAACGCTGGCTCAAGGACTCCTACGACCAGCTCCAGTCGATGGTCTCCACCTCCAGCGAGCAGCACCGCGCCTACCTCGTCGCCTGCATGCACTACAGCCGCGAACTCGCCGCCGAGGGCACCGCCATCTCCCGCGCCACCGGCGCCCGCGGCAAGGCCGTCGACAAGGACGCCGGCATCGCCGCCGTCATGGCCCGCGAGCTCACCGACATCTGCGCCCGCCTCGCCGAGGCCGACATCCGCGTCCGCCAGCCCCTCGGCCAGGCCCGGCTGTCCTCCCTGGTCCACTCCATGTACGACCCGGACCACCCCATAGACCACATCCAGGCCATGACCCGCCGCAACGCCTGGCCCGCCGAGCTCGACGCCACCGAGCCCACCTTCCTCCAGGCCAAGACCCGCGAGTCCTCCACCCGCGCCCCCTGGTGCCACTCCACGGCGTGGGTGAAGGAATGGCCCATGACCCCCGTCGGCGTCAACTTCCTCGCCCCCCTCCTGGTCCACACCCCCGACGTCATCCGCACCGTCGCCGTCTGCATGGACCTCGAACCCACCGACGTCGCCATCGAGCGCATGCTCACCGAGAAGACCAACGACGACGCCGACGCCTCCCGCGCCGCCAAGATGAACCGCGTCATCGACCCCCGCGACGTCGCCCACCACGGCCGCATCGACCAACGCGGCGAAGACCTCGCCTCCGGCGCCGCCGGCGTCAACATCGTCGGCTACATCACCGTCTCCTCCCGCAACCCCGAGGCCCTCAACCGCGACAAGCGCACCATCCGGGCCTCCGCCGGCAAGTCGTACCTGAAGCTGGAGTGGTGCGACCGCGAACACCACCGCGCCTTCGTGAACACGCTGCCCTTCGCGACAGGAATCCGCCGGTGA